The Candidatus Baltobacteraceae bacterium genome has a window encoding:
- a CDS encoding DUF2891 family protein: MMRDELAARILPVVLSNVTTHYPYHDAHLSTASDRPRDPAVAHPSFGNSYDWHSSVHSHWTGLQLVDHFSLHPLHEPGTLSQLAGAIIDHLSAKKLAVETAYLQSHRTYERPYGWAWAMRLATCARSLHDMADWIATSAIAWMTAMPEPVRHGVHSNTAFALGLMHDAARVLDFDDLKQTIETRARDWFANDRDWPEQWERSGHDFLSPGLAEADLMRRVLPRDAFVSWWNAFLPDLSSDARILAPVDVPDVLDGQIVHLHGLNLSRAGALARIATALDDADLVAAGRRLYAASADRAVDGDYLATHWLATFAWDAATNIDEAG, encoded by the coding sequence ATGATGCGCGACGAGCTGGCGGCGCGCATTCTGCCGGTCGTGCTGTCGAACGTCACGACGCATTATCCCTATCACGACGCGCACTTGAGCACGGCGAGCGACCGCCCACGCGATCCCGCCGTGGCACATCCGTCGTTCGGTAACTCCTACGATTGGCACTCCAGCGTCCATTCGCACTGGACGGGGCTGCAGCTCGTCGATCATTTCAGCCTGCATCCGCTGCACGAGCCCGGCACGCTTTCGCAGCTCGCCGGCGCCATCATCGATCACTTGAGCGCGAAGAAGCTAGCGGTCGAAACCGCGTATCTGCAAAGCCATCGCACCTACGAACGGCCTTACGGTTGGGCGTGGGCGATGCGGCTCGCGACGTGCGCGCGCTCGCTCCACGACATGGCGGACTGGATCGCGACGTCGGCGATCGCGTGGATGACCGCGATGCCCGAGCCGGTACGTCACGGCGTGCACTCCAACACGGCGTTCGCACTGGGACTCATGCACGACGCGGCACGCGTGCTGGATTTCGACGACTTGAAGCAGACCATCGAAACGCGCGCTCGCGACTGGTTCGCAAACGATCGCGACTGGCCCGAGCAATGGGAGCGCAGCGGACACGACTTTCTTTCGCCCGGCCTCGCGGAAGCCGACCTCATGCGCCGCGTCTTGCCGCGGGACGCTTTCGTCTCGTGGTGGAACGCGTTTCTGCCGGACCTTTCAAGCGACGCGCGCATCCTCGCGCCCGTCGACGTGCCCGACGTCCTCGACGGACAGATCGTGCACCTTCACGGACTCAATCTCTCGCGGGCCGGAGCGCTGGCGCGCATCGCGACCGCGCTCGACGACGCCGATCTCGTTGCCGCGGGCCGCCGTCTCTACGCCGCGAGCGCCGATCGCGCGGTCGACGGAGACTACCTCGCGACCCACTGGCTCGCGACCTTCGCCTGGGACGCCGCAACGAATATCGACGAAGCAGGCTAG
- a CDS encoding DUF979 domain-containing protein, which translates to MISAEWIYWLLGAFLFVSGVQIALDPHHKKRWTNAAFWCLFGASMCYGSFVPKAPAWLLGLAVIAMACLAGFGFTGADRVHTSSDDEREAHAARKKHWLFVPALTIPAVTIFVSVAGGKIDIHGKPLLAAGSATLVGLGIATIVALLVGWLVLRPPHLGVALTEGRRLFESIGWATLLPQMLATLGLLFAQAGVGTQVGTIVHDILPGHSRVLAVIIYALGMACFTIVMGNAFAAFPIMTAAVGWPVLVQQMGAHPAPLFAIAMLSGFCGTLCTPMAANFNLVPPALLEMRDKYGQIKVQIPTAIALLIVNIVFLLVFPFL; encoded by the coding sequence GTGATCTCGGCCGAGTGGATCTACTGGCTGCTGGGCGCGTTCCTGTTCGTCTCCGGCGTCCAAATCGCGCTCGATCCCCATCACAAAAAGCGCTGGACGAACGCGGCCTTCTGGTGCTTGTTCGGCGCGTCGATGTGCTACGGAAGCTTCGTTCCGAAGGCGCCGGCGTGGCTGCTCGGTCTCGCGGTCATCGCGATGGCATGTCTCGCGGGCTTCGGTTTTACCGGGGCCGATCGCGTGCACACGAGCAGCGACGACGAACGCGAAGCGCACGCCGCGCGCAAGAAACACTGGCTGTTCGTTCCGGCGCTCACCATTCCGGCGGTGACGATCTTCGTCTCCGTCGCCGGCGGCAAGATCGACATTCACGGAAAGCCGCTGCTCGCGGCCGGATCGGCGACCTTGGTCGGCTTAGGCATCGCCACGATCGTTGCGCTCCTGGTCGGGTGGCTGGTGCTGCGGCCGCCCCATCTCGGCGTCGCGCTCACCGAAGGCCGGCGATTGTTCGAATCGATCGGCTGGGCCACGCTGTTGCCACAGATGCTCGCGACGTTGGGTCTGCTCTTCGCGCAGGCCGGCGTCGGCACGCAAGTCGGTACGATCGTGCACGACATTCTGCCCGGCCACTCGCGCGTGCTCGCGGTCATCATCTACGCGCTCGGCATGGCGTGCTTCACCATCGTCATGGGGAACGCGTTCGCCGCGTTTCCGATCATGACGGCCGCGGTCGGCTGGCCGGTGCTCGTGCAGCAGATGGGTGCACATCCCGCTCCGCTCTTTGCCATCGCAATGCTGTCGGGTTTCTGCGGCACGCTCTGCACGCCGATGGCCGCCAACTTTAATCTCGTCCCGCCGGCGCTGCTCGAAATGCGCGACAAGTACGGGCAGATCAAAGTGCAAATACCGACCGCGATCGCGCTGCTGATCGTCAACATCGTCTTCTTGCTGGTTTTCCCGTTCTTATGA
- a CDS encoding choice-of-anchor Q domain-containing protein, translated as MLGRTIALLLAGALIAGCSGTSRILPGTAPGVSAPQFAIAPDRGEMRVFVSVRIPRRSRGRHDVHPATISPLTQSLSIAVNTSKAQIFNTTPASPGCTAGTGGTTCTFAAHAKAGTDTFTVTTYSGVNATGTPLDRGIVAKVPIAKGKANHVAVRLGPLVTTTANTGTGSLRYAVATASAGDTVMFSLPAGSTITLATPITISGTVTIAGPGATGLTISGGAAHQLFSIAGTATISGLTLTHGKAAAGTPGGAIYNAGSLTLAGDVIGGSTSTVAIRRVRSPKPTLRIVANGLHPHCTATTADGGAVYNNGTLVISGTIFSNNVIHSVAGCVTAQGGAIFNDALGTLTSTNDQYNGNSAQSGGAVYNAAIGEASFTNDSFTANTGCNASSGCPTTGCGTTTCTSSAFGEGIAIYDHGTGITVVNSTFTNNVAGGPVPGSVGEGGAIALDTNSILATITGSTFTGNRAGGGTSSCSTGAGGAIVAVNPIELDNDTFKNNSATGDETGEGGAVFAEMGVTGSNDIFTGNKAVGSGGHCTANGDGYGGAVFSLGNVTFNGSTFSTNAGSANFEGAGGAIAGAMDITIDKGTFTSNTATSTGINGATSNEAAGGALYATDVVKVTSSTFTSNAISLAGTSPSSAIGGAIVAGTALVSTGSTYTSNSIKQTSGTAGTAAGGAVGTLSGTWISDGEKFTSNSVTAPGTAGGGAGIVSTGTCIISNDTVTSNLVRGGASLGGVGGGIAVGSACNITHVVISGNTATPSGAVGFGAGGGLYDTGGSTILNSTITGNTAKTEGGGIIEMTNTETITNSVISGNTVTSASAANAGGGGIYSAGGVNLNDVTIANNTVTISGPGPAGGGGIFDAAGIGDVYTTISGNKVLGTAPNSGGGGIYTNAGIISLDNTIGNNSSSENGGGVDVAGSAVTFFENATIYANAATHAGGNALVGASATIELVNSILAGGTAPTGKDAANAGTFTSNGDNIVGSAVTGYTPAAGDLADTDPKLLPLTNNGGPTFTFADQAAGVSPGTQHIAFSSSKCGTISTTVDQRGFTRGAGGKCDVGAYEHAGVATAIGRRPPLHVKVKPHVRGAIAASALFANLKPMKLKGIPL; from the coding sequence ATGTTGGGTCGCACGATTGCCCTTCTACTTGCCGGGGCTCTGATCGCCGGCTGCAGCGGCACGAGCCGCATCCTTCCGGGGACTGCACCCGGCGTCAGCGCGCCGCAGTTCGCCATTGCGCCCGATCGGGGCGAAATGCGCGTGTTCGTGAGCGTCCGCATTCCGCGGCGCAGCCGGGGTCGGCACGACGTGCATCCGGCGACGATCTCGCCGCTGACGCAATCGCTGTCGATTGCGGTCAATACGTCTAAGGCACAAATCTTCAATACGACGCCGGCGTCGCCGGGATGTACGGCCGGCACCGGGGGTACGACGTGCACGTTTGCCGCGCACGCTAAGGCGGGCACCGATACGTTTACCGTCACGACGTATAGCGGCGTCAACGCAACCGGAACTCCGCTCGATCGCGGCATCGTGGCGAAGGTTCCGATCGCCAAAGGCAAAGCCAATCACGTTGCCGTGAGGCTCGGGCCGCTCGTTACGACCACCGCCAACACCGGCACGGGATCGCTGCGCTACGCCGTCGCAACGGCCAGCGCGGGCGATACCGTGATGTTTTCGCTCCCGGCAGGCTCGACGATTACGCTCGCAACGCCGATTACCATCAGCGGCACCGTCACGATCGCCGGACCCGGCGCGACCGGCTTGACCATCTCAGGCGGCGCCGCGCATCAACTCTTCTCGATCGCCGGAACGGCGACGATCTCCGGTCTCACGTTGACGCACGGAAAGGCCGCGGCCGGCACACCCGGCGGGGCCATCTACAACGCCGGCTCCTTGACGCTGGCCGGCGACGTTATCGGCGGCAGCACATCGACCGTCGCGATACGGCGCGTACGCAGCCCAAAACCGACGCTCCGCATCGTTGCCAATGGGCTGCACCCGCATTGTACTGCGACCACCGCGGACGGCGGGGCCGTCTACAACAACGGTACGCTCGTCATCAGCGGCACGATCTTTAGTAACAACGTCATTCATAGCGTTGCAGGCTGCGTCACCGCTCAAGGCGGCGCAATCTTCAACGACGCGCTCGGAACGTTGACATCCACGAACGACCAGTACAACGGCAACTCCGCGCAGTCCGGCGGCGCGGTCTATAACGCCGCGATAGGCGAGGCCAGCTTCACCAACGACTCCTTTACCGCCAATACCGGATGCAACGCGTCGAGCGGCTGTCCGACGACCGGCTGCGGCACGACCACCTGCACGAGTAGCGCCTTTGGTGAGGGTATTGCCATTTACGATCACGGCACGGGTATCACCGTCGTCAACAGCACGTTTACGAATAACGTCGCCGGCGGACCGGTGCCGGGATCGGTGGGAGAGGGCGGCGCGATCGCGCTCGACACGAATTCGATCCTCGCAACGATCACCGGCAGTACCTTTACCGGCAATCGTGCCGGCGGCGGAACGTCGTCCTGCTCCACCGGCGCGGGCGGTGCCATCGTTGCCGTTAACCCGATCGAGCTCGATAACGACACGTTCAAAAACAACTCCGCAACCGGCGACGAAACGGGAGAGGGCGGTGCCGTCTTCGCCGAGATGGGCGTTACGGGTTCGAACGACATTTTCACCGGAAACAAGGCCGTCGGTTCGGGCGGCCACTGCACGGCCAACGGCGACGGTTACGGCGGTGCCGTGTTTTCCCTCGGCAACGTCACGTTCAACGGCAGCACGTTCTCAACCAACGCGGGAAGCGCGAACTTCGAAGGCGCGGGCGGCGCGATCGCCGGCGCCATGGACATCACGATCGATAAGGGCACGTTTACGTCGAATACTGCGACGAGCACCGGGATCAACGGTGCGACCTCCAACGAGGCGGCCGGTGGAGCGCTCTACGCTACCGACGTGGTAAAGGTCACGAGCAGCACGTTCACGTCGAACGCCATCTCGCTTGCGGGCACGTCGCCGTCGAGCGCAATCGGCGGTGCGATCGTTGCCGGAACCGCGCTCGTATCGACGGGCAGTACGTACACGTCGAACTCCATCAAGCAGACGTCGGGCACCGCCGGCACCGCAGCCGGCGGTGCCGTGGGCACGCTATCGGGCACGTGGATTTCCGACGGTGAAAAGTTCACGTCGAACTCGGTGACGGCACCCGGAACCGCGGGGGGCGGTGCCGGAATCGTCTCAACTGGTACGTGCATCATTAGCAACGACACTGTCACGTCGAACCTCGTGCGCGGGGGAGCAAGCCTAGGCGGCGTGGGCGGCGGCATCGCCGTCGGCAGCGCGTGCAATATCACGCACGTCGTCATCAGCGGAAATACGGCCACCCCTTCGGGTGCCGTTGGATTCGGCGCCGGCGGCGGCTTGTACGATACCGGCGGGTCGACGATTCTCAACAGCACGATTACCGGCAACACCGCAAAAACCGAAGGCGGCGGCATCATCGAAATGACGAATACCGAGACGATCACCAACTCCGTTATTAGCGGAAATACCGTCACCAGCGCAAGCGCTGCAAATGCAGGCGGCGGCGGCATCTATTCCGCCGGCGGCGTGAACCTCAATGATGTCACGATTGCGAACAACACCGTGACGATTTCCGGGCCGGGGCCCGCCGGCGGCGGCGGAATCTTCGATGCCGCCGGCATCGGCGACGTTTACACGACGATTTCCGGCAACAAGGTGCTCGGCACCGCACCCAACAGCGGTGGTGGTGGAATCTATACGAATGCCGGCATCATCTCCCTCGACAATACGATCGGGAACAATTCGTCGTCGGAAAACGGCGGCGGCGTTGACGTTGCCGGATCGGCAGTAACCTTTTTCGAGAACGCGACGATCTATGCCAACGCCGCCACGCACGCCGGAGGCAACGCGCTGGTCGGCGCCTCGGCCACGATCGAGCTCGTGAACAGCATCCTAGCCGGCGGGACGGCACCAACCGGAAAGGACGCCGCCAACGCCGGCACGTTTACGTCCAACGGCGACAACATCGTCGGCAGCGCGGTCACCGGATATACGCCTGCGGCGGGCGATCTCGCCGATACCGATCCGAAGCTGCTGCCGTTGACGAATAACGGCGGCCCAACGTTCACGTTCGCGGACCAGGCGGCGGGGGTGAGTCCCGGGACGCAGCACATCGCGTTTAGCAGCAGCAAATGCGGAACCATCTCAACCACGGTCGATCAGCGGGGCTTCACGCGCGGCGCCGGCGGAAAATGCGACGTCGGCGCTTACGAGCACGCCGGGGTCGCGACCGCGATCGGGCGGCGCCCGCCGTTGCACGTGAAGGTCAAACCGCACGTCCGAGGAGCCATTGCCGCTTCGGCCCTGTTCGCGAACCTCAAGCCGATGAAGCTGAAAGGCATTCCGCTGTAG
- a CDS encoding DUF969 domain-containing protein yields the protein MIVLLGVAVVVIGFALRFNPLLVVMVAGIVSALLGGISPLHILDAFGSGFASSRSVTLAFIVVPVIGLLEHYGLRQHAKRLIAQAAGMTAGRLLLLYLAIRQVTIAFGLNIGGAAQMVRPVIYPMAEGAVMRAHGHTPDRVTETVKAHAAAADTIGAFFGEDCFVAIGSILLITGYVNASYHTKLDPLQLAIWAVPTAIAAFLIHGFRLLRLDGRLARMMKEHAA from the coding sequence ATGATCGTTCTCCTGGGCGTCGCAGTAGTCGTCATTGGCTTCGCGCTGCGCTTCAATCCGCTGCTCGTGGTGATGGTCGCGGGAATCGTCTCGGCGTTGCTGGGCGGCATCAGTCCGCTGCACATTCTCGACGCGTTCGGCTCGGGTTTTGCAAGCAGCCGGTCGGTGACGCTCGCGTTCATCGTGGTGCCCGTCATCGGATTGCTCGAGCATTACGGTTTGCGTCAGCACGCCAAGCGGCTCATCGCGCAGGCGGCGGGCATGACCGCGGGACGATTGCTGCTCCTCTATCTCGCCATTCGGCAAGTGACGATCGCGTTCGGGCTCAATATCGGCGGGGCCGCGCAGATGGTGCGTCCGGTCATCTATCCGATGGCCGAAGGCGCGGTGATGCGCGCGCACGGCCATACGCCCGACCGGGTCACCGAGACCGTCAAAGCGCACGCCGCCGCAGCCGATACGATCGGCGCGTTCTTCGGCGAGGATTGCTTCGTCGCGATCGGCTCGATCTTGCTCATCACCGGTTACGTCAACGCGAGCTACCACACGAAGCTCGATCCGCTGCAGTTGGCGATCTGGGCCGTTCCGACGGCGATCGCCGCCTTCCTCATTCACGGATTTCGTTTGCTGCGGCTCGACGGCCGGCTCGCACGCATGATGAAAGAGCACGCAGCGTGA